The following proteins are co-located in the Carassius gibelio isolate Cgi1373 ecotype wild population from Czech Republic chromosome A21, carGib1.2-hapl.c, whole genome shotgun sequence genome:
- the LOC127941890 gene encoding transcription factor TFIIIB component B'' homolog isoform X1 — translation MIRRSRISVRPNVKPAGRAQTASRDASVDNVQPPQASAGSASSEGSQVMAEKVKTDSPITALDPTNEEASQSSCPRDQLETGKHGEDAASKSSDAQDSTSTSVTSGPQRRKRFAALPNLAKPRASPASSRAPKSPPKSPVKPVPPSDPENSTSTEESFLQIPEPVNNPRLPGRRRPSGGGRQANVQPIPAAPLQNDQETETQKDGGLEDTLVPLTVQQGESQHPLITSQPESILVHENPLARPAVEDVVVPQESDSGPPQDQSQMDLLRERLTKMKSSSKIINSLKSLNDPADMLRLAQARKLRELLKKEMNKQKEDKKKPKLGIRERKAPKDHTKMTMRELIYYLPVSNPMKSFTEEEQKASETVLDDSPTPAPSNTPAAPSVEEVVVEDDGHEEEDEERTEETQLEEEEPLLVPRVKVAEDGSLIIDEESLTVQVSRMKGPNPAEDRDPIFERGSTTTYSSFRKGTYTKPWSSGETEMFYLAISMVGTDFSMIGQLFPHRARMEIKNKFKKEERNNSWRIDKAFKEKRRLDLDFFKKLMEQILKAEENKRNKNKELVKLAKAQRRVQRKVRAATRKELYSSTDSDSDVVSGEKENEDLSNDGGSDTTPKNRRGRGTNTQGRRIKRTDGEAAVDEPEECENLTSDDRYKSPAIKPAQLKGRPQRAIPNLSRGWGNRNPVPRGNTQEDRTSLGEGSTMDPKAIKEKQQSAVLLELEDLEEEPDLSAVQEHIFNKPTRSGRIPKLSRHVIQAVAEEEEDEEELSDLPVSSRFHGQGIKAPGRRAKLKPGPRLKRGMLRRGKSRLVTLLASGTEDDDEDEGEEEVEECILSQEDFPSNPEEENQAFVPMSLRPLQQVNSEVEETMEELDISVNVPDILGTSQNAFCHELSCEQAMVPAGPFPCEHQLDLLVDVIEFLDPDHMEVCREINNEAAQTLLTIGNSAQMIKTSEMPCTSGNDIVEQSSIVHEEVVHEEVITETAVLSSSSVSCESETKDDVEISSYEAIIPEPSSEVTPTQNEEPIKSQTTEEDHHRPIQHETQVPPSKRGRFSKPKPNIGQGLRTRRAPLQQIAGSFGTSKDPSSTEQDKNATQPMQEDSVPVAHLPDSSIVHTEVLQPDLSSERREDSPKVIPETVTKEDDRSVSSLKRKNDDIIAEETIQEQEAVRLEPQLTKSVSESESTSDEPSKPVRRCRGPKPKPNLIQTSRRTQTQHSTTSTTTVLNEKPAVESSTKSPEEDAVATTELDVFTSTAQQVVISSVESIQTVKDVTLPVVSENNSRQKTVFMLDENNRTNPEEVFEDATVNHSGCESEDTSAEPTPEEPVFILSLTEIPPNLDEGAGFQTEPLPPVAAPESHSHGQSACESREVSHLLITDALVPMSEGEEKKSEWRVVDKSVKGELKRKTPASTSQGSTIDESQTEHHAVEGSESLVAEGTDDKEHMEKKRKLPERTRRAKLQVKPTPVSRRNAQGVDAKEDTAALSLKQTTSLPISTQKTRSVPEQTLPAVISSTNNSISATISERGATTDHSATSDNTCSPVPEASVQEGIMGKVDLSGKETFELASGSDLQGVSQITPIATSGVLTRPGRRPKGFLSFISSKSTQGPPAAHREAKPGHPKPSVNTARPERKRIAAGPVTTPTNSGVKQPSPTPAFTTASVIEQNSDEEPTSVSKYFFSDIFTEVDELEDMD, via the exons ATGATACGCAGATCAAGAATCAGTGTTCGGCCCAATGTAAAGCCCGCAGGCCGAGCCCAGACAGCCTCTCGAGATGCATCTGTAGATAATGTTCAGCCTCCCCAGGCTTCTGCTGGCTCTGCTTCATCTGAGGGGTCACAGGTCATGGCTGAAAAGGTGAAGACTGACTCTCCTATAACAGCTTTGGATCCGACCAATGAGGAAGCGTCTCAGAGTAGCTGCCCTAGAGACCAGTTGGAGACTGGTAAACATGGAGA GGATGCAGCATCTAAAAGTTCTGATGCCCAGGATTCAACAAGCACCTCTGTGACTTCTGGCCCTCAGAGGAGGAAACGCTTCGCAGCTCTGCCCAACCTGGCCAAACCACGAGCCTCCCCAGCCTCCTCTAGGGCTCCGAAATCCCCACCCAAGTCCCCTGTAAAACCAGTACCACCCAGTGACCCTGAAAACTCAACCTCCACCGAAGAGTCTTTCCTTCAGATACCTGAGCCTGTAAACAACCCCAGACTTCCTGGAAGACGGAGACCTTCTGGAGGAGGCAGACAGGCCAATGTTCAGCCCATCCCTGCAGCCCCACTGCAGAATGACCAAGAGACAGAGACGCAAAAGGATGGGGGATTGGAGGACACTCTTGTGCCACTGACTGTCCAGCAAGGGGAGTCCCAGCATCCCCTAATAACTTCTCAACCTGAATCCATTTTGGTTCATGAAAATCCTCTGGCTCGTCCTGCTGTGGAAGATGTGGTTGTACCTCAGGAGAGTGATTCCGGGCCACCTCAAGACCAAAGCCAAATGGATCTGTTAAGAGAAAGACTTACGAAAATGAAGTCTTCATCAAAGATAATAAATTCCTTGAAATCTCTGAACGACCCAGCAGACATGCTCAGGTTAGCTCAGGCCAGGAAGCTTCGGGAACttcttaaaaaagaaatgaacaaacaaaag GAAGACAAAAAGAAACCCAAGCTGGGAATCAGAGAACGCAAAGCACCCAAAGACCACACCAAAATGACCATGAGAGAGCTGATCTATTACCTCCCTGTATCCAACCCAATGAA GTCTTTCACAGAAGAGGAGCAGAAAGCTTCAGAGACAGTATTAGATGACTCTCCTACACCAGC GCCTTCTAACACTCCAGCTGCTCCATCAGTCGAGGAGGTGGTTGTAGAAGATGATGGTCATGAAGAAGAAGACGAGGAAAGAACGGAAGAAACCCAGTTGGAGGAGGAAGAGCCTCTTCTAGTGCCCAGGGTGAAGGTGGCGGAGGATGGTTCTCTGATTATAGACGAGGAAAG TTTAACAGTCCAGGTGTCAAGAATGAAAGGACCCAATCCAGCAGAAGACAGAGATCCCATATTTGAACGTGGCTCTACCACCACCTACTCCAGCTTTAGGAAGGGCACCTACACCAAACCCTGGTCCAGTGGAG agACTGAAATGTTTTACTTGGCCATCAGCATGGTGGGGACAGACTTCTCCATGATTGGTCAGCTGTTTCCACACCGAGCTCGAATGGAGATTAAG AACAAGTTCAAGAAAGAGGAGAGAAATAACTCCTGGAGAATAGATAAAGCTTTCA AGGAGAAGCGGCGTTTGGATTTAGATTTCTTCAAAAAATTAATGGAGCAGATCCTAAAAGCCGAGGAAAATAAGAGAAACAAGAACAAAGAGCTTGTTAAGTTGGCTAAAGCACAGAGGAGAGTACAAAGGAAAGTGAGAg CGGCTACAAGAAAGGAATTGTACTCTTCAACGGATTCGGACAGTGATGTGGTGTCTGGAGAAAAGGAGAACGAGGACCTCTCAAATGATGGAGGAAGTGATACCACTCCAAAGAATCGCAGAGGAAGAGGGACAAATACTCAAGGGAGGAGAATCAAGAGGACAGATGGAGAGG CTGCAGTAGATGAACCTGAGGAGTGTGAAAATCTTACTTCTGATGACAG ATACAAGAGTCCTGCTATTAAACCAGCTCAGCTCAAAGGTCGACCCCAGAGGGCGATCCCGAACCTCAGCCGCGGATGGGGGAACAGGAACCCTGTGCCCAGAGGAAATACCCAGGAGGACAGGACCTCACTCGGGGAGGGGAGTACGATGGACCCCAAG GCTATAAAAGAGAAGCAGCAGTCAGCAGTTCTCCTGGAATTGGAAGATTTAGAGGAAGAACCTGACCTGAGTGCTGTACAAgaacatatatttaataaaccaaCCAG GTCAGGAAGGATCCCTAAACTCTCCCGGCATGTAATCCAGGCAGtggcagaggaagaggaagatgaggaagagCTCTCTGATCTTCCTGTGTCTTCCAGATTTCACGGTCAGGGCATCAAGGCACCTGGCAGGAGAGCTAAATTAAAACCAGGGCCCAGATTGAAACGGGGCATGCTTAGGAGGGGAAAATCTAGGCTGGTGACCTTACTTGCCTCTGGaactgaagatgatgatgaggatgagggaGAAGAGGAAGTAGAAGAGTGTATCCTGAGCCAGGAAGACTTTCCTTCAAATCCTGAAGAGGAAAACCAAGCGTTTGTGCCAATGAGTCTACGCCCTCTACAACAAGTTAATTCAGAGGTGGAAGAAACCATGGAAGAg CTGGACATTTCTGTGAATGTGCCTGATATCCTGGGcacatcccagaatgcatttTGCCACGAGTTGTCTTGTGAGCAGGCCATGGTGCCTGCCGGTCCTTTCCCTTGTGAACACCAGTTGGACCTGCTTGTT GACGTCATTGAATTCCTTGACCCAGACCACATGGAGG TTTGTAGAGAGATCAACAATGAAGCCGCCCAGACTCTTCTGACCATCGGGAACTCAGCTCAGATGATCAAGACATCAGAAATGCCCTGTACAA GTGGAAATGATATTGTTGAACAGTCAAGCATTGTACATGAAGAGGTCGTCCATGAGGAAGTTATCACAGAAACCGCCGTCCTGTCCAGTTCTTCTGTAAGCTGCGAGTCAGAGACAAAAGATGATGTTGAAATTTCAAGCTATGAAGCTATTATTCCAGAACCTTCTTCTGAAGTAACCCCCACCCAGAATGAGGAACCTATCAAATCACAGACAACTGAAGAAGATCATCATCGTCCCATTCAACATGAGACACAGGTTCCACCAAGTAAAAGAGGGCGATTCTCCAAACCCAAACCCAATATTGGTCAAGGTCTGAGAACCAGACGTGCTCCACTGCAGCAAATCGCTGGTTCTTTTGGGACCTCTAAGGATCCATCTTCCACAGAACAGGATAAAAATGCAACACAACCCATGCAAGAAGACTCTGTCCCTGTGGCTCACCTGCCAGACTCCTCTATCGTCCACACTGAGGTACTACAGCCGGATCTATCATCTGAAAGAAGAGAAGACAGTCCCAAAGTCATTCCTGAAACAGTGACTAAAGAAGATGATCGATCTGTCTcatctttaaaaagaaagaatgatGATATAATCGCAGAGGAAACTATACAAGAACAAGAAGCAGTGAGATTAGAACCACAGCTGACTAAAAG tgtgagTGAGTCTGAGAGCACATCAGATGAGCCCTCTAAACCTGTCAGGAGGTGCCGTGGACCCAAACCTAAACCAAACCTGATTCAGACATCCAGGCGCACTCAGACACAACACAGCACCACATCAACCACAACAG TTTTAAATGAAAAGCCAGCTGTGGAGTCTTCCACTAAAAGTCCTGAAGAGGATGCTGTAGCCACCACAGAACTTGATGTTTTCACAAGCACAGCTCAACAAGTGGTGATATCGAGCGTTGAATCAATACAG ACCGTCAAAGATGTCACCCTGCCAGTTGTTTCTGAAAACAATTCCAGACAGAAAACTGTATTCATGCTGGATGAGAACAACAGAACCAATCCTGAGGAAGTTTTTGAAGACGCCACTGTGAATCATTCTGGATGTGAATCAGAAGACACATCTGCTGAGCCCACGCCCGAGGAACCTGTGTTTATACTGTCACTCACAGAAATCCCACCCAATTTAGATGAGGGGGCGGGCTTTCAGACAGAGCCCCTCCCACCTGTGGCAGCACCCGAGTCGCATTCTCATGGTCAAAG TGCTTGTGAGAGCAGGGAGGTATCTCACCTTCTGATCACAGATGCTTTAGTTCCTATGTCAGAGGGCGAGGAAAAGAAAAGTGAATGGAGGGTTGTGGACAAATCAGTGAAGGGAGAATTGAAACGCAAGACACCAGCCTCCACATCTCAGGGG AGTACCATAGATGAGAGTCAGACAGAACATCATG CAGTGGAAGGATCGGAAAGTCTTGTGGCAGAGGGGACTGATGATAAGGAACATatggagaagaaaagaaaactacCCGAAAGAACAAGGAGAG CAAAGCTGCAAGTTAAACCCACCCCCGTTTCAAGGAGAAATGCTCAAGGTGTTGATGCTAAAGAGGACACAGCAGCGCTTTCTTTAAAACAGACTACCTCATTACCCATTTCAACACAAAAGACAAGATCAGTTCCAGAGCAAACTCTCCCGGCTGTCATCTCATCAACCAACAACTCGATATCAGCCACAATCTCAGAGAGAGGAGCAACTACAGATCATTCTGCAACCAGCGATAATACTTGTTCACCTGTCCCTGAAGCGTCTGTCCAGGAAGGCATCATGGGAAAAGTGGACCTCTCAGGCAAAGAGACGTTTGAGTTAGCAAGTGGATCAGACTTGCAAGGTGTCAGTCAAATCACACCTATTGCTACAAGTGGGGTGCTTACAAG ACCTGGTAGAAGACCCAAGGGGTTCCTGTCCTTCATTTCTTCTAAGAGTACACAAGGACCCCCAGCAGCTCATCGAGAGGCCAAACCAGGCCACCCAAAACCATCAGTCAACACTGCACGTCCTGAGAGAAAACGGATAGCGGCTGGACCTGTTACCACTCCAACCAACTCTGGAGTAAAGCAGCCTTCTCCGACCCCTGCTTTCACCACTGCGTCTGTCATCGAG CAGAACTCAGACGAAGAACCCACAAGTGTCTCCAAGTACTTTTTCAGTGACATCTTTACTGAAGTTGATGAGCTAGAAGACATGGATTAA
- the LOC127941890 gene encoding transcription factor TFIIIB component B'' homolog isoform X4, which produces MIRRSRISVRPNVKPAGRAQTASRDASVDNVQPPQASAGSASSEGSQVMAEKVKTDSPITALDPTNEEASQSSCPRDQLETGKHGEDAASKSSDAQDSTSTSVTSGPQRRKRFAALPNLAKPRASPASSRAPKSPPKSPVKPVPPSDPENSTSTEESFLQIPEPVNNPRLPGRRRPSGGGRQANVQPIPAAPLQNDQETETQKDGGLEDTLVPLTVQQGESQHPLITSQPESILVHENPLARPAVEDVVVPQESDSGPPQDQSQMDLLRERLTKMKSSSKIINSLKSLNDPADMLRLAQARKLRELLKKEMNKQKEDKKKPKLGIRERKAPKDHTKMTMRELIYYLPVSNPMKSFTEEEQKASETVLDDSPTPAPSNTPAAPSVEEVVVEDDGHEEEDEERTEETQLEEEEPLLVPRVKVAEDGSLIIDEESLTVQVSRMKGPNPAEDRDPIFERGSTTTYSSFRKGTYTKPWSSGETEMFYLAISMVGTDFSMIGQLFPHRARMEIKNKFKKEERNNSWRIDKAFKEKRRLDLDFFKKLMEQILKAEENKRNKNKELVKLAKAQRRVQRKVRAATRKELYSSTDSDSDVVSGEKENEDLSNDGGSDTTPKNRRGRGTNTQGRRIKRTDGEAAVDEPEECENLTSDDRYKSPAIKPAQLKGRPQRAIPNLSRGWGNRNPVPRGNTQEDRTSLGEGSTMDPKAIKEKQQSAVLLELEDLEEEPDLSAVQEHIFNKPTRSGRIPKLSRHVIQAVAEEEEDEEELSDLPVSSRFHGQGIKAPGRRAKLKPGPRLKRGMLRRGKSRLVTLLASGTEDDDEDEGEEEVEECILSQEDFPSNPEEENQAFVPMSLRPLQQVNSEVEETMEELDISVNVPDILGTSQNAFCHELSCEQAMVPAGPFPCEHQLDLLVDVIEFLDPDHMEVCREINNEAAQTLLTIGNSAQMIKTSEMPCTSGNDIVEQSSIVHEEVVHEEVITETAVLSSSSVSCESETKDDVEISSYEAIIPEPSSEVTPTQNEEPIKSQTTEEDHHRPIQHETQVPPSKRGRFSKPKPNIGQGLRTRRAPLQQIAGSFGTSKDPSSTEQDKNATQPMQEDSVPVAHLPDSSIVHTEVLQPDLSSERREDSPKVIPETVTKEDDRSVSSLKRKNDDIIAEETIQEQEAVRLEPQLTKSVSESESTSDEPSKPVRRCRGPKPKPNLIQTSRRTQTQHSTTSTTTVLNEKPAVESSTKSPEEDAVATTELDVFTSTAQQVVISSVESIQTVKDVTLPVVSENNSRQKTVFMLDENNRTNPEEVFEDATVNHSGCESEDTSAEPTPEEPVFILSLTEIPPNLDEGAGFQTEPLPPVAAPESHSHGQSACESREVSHLLITDALVPMSEGEEKKSEWRVVDKSVKGELKRKTPASTSQGSTIDESQTEHHVEGSESLVAEGTDDKEHMEKKRKLPERTRRAKLQVKPTPVSRRNAQGVDAKEDTAALSLKQTTSLPISTQKTRSVPEQTLPAVISSTNNSISATISERGATTDHSATSDNTCSPVPEASVQEGIMGKVDLSGKETFELASGSDLQGVSQITPIATSGVLTRPGRRPKGFLSFISSKSTQGPPAAHREAKPGHPKPSVNTARPERKRIAAGPVTTPTNSGVKQPSPTPAFTTASVIENSDEEPTSVSKYFFSDIFTEVDELEDMD; this is translated from the exons ATGATACGCAGATCAAGAATCAGTGTTCGGCCCAATGTAAAGCCCGCAGGCCGAGCCCAGACAGCCTCTCGAGATGCATCTGTAGATAATGTTCAGCCTCCCCAGGCTTCTGCTGGCTCTGCTTCATCTGAGGGGTCACAGGTCATGGCTGAAAAGGTGAAGACTGACTCTCCTATAACAGCTTTGGATCCGACCAATGAGGAAGCGTCTCAGAGTAGCTGCCCTAGAGACCAGTTGGAGACTGGTAAACATGGAGA GGATGCAGCATCTAAAAGTTCTGATGCCCAGGATTCAACAAGCACCTCTGTGACTTCTGGCCCTCAGAGGAGGAAACGCTTCGCAGCTCTGCCCAACCTGGCCAAACCACGAGCCTCCCCAGCCTCCTCTAGGGCTCCGAAATCCCCACCCAAGTCCCCTGTAAAACCAGTACCACCCAGTGACCCTGAAAACTCAACCTCCACCGAAGAGTCTTTCCTTCAGATACCTGAGCCTGTAAACAACCCCAGACTTCCTGGAAGACGGAGACCTTCTGGAGGAGGCAGACAGGCCAATGTTCAGCCCATCCCTGCAGCCCCACTGCAGAATGACCAAGAGACAGAGACGCAAAAGGATGGGGGATTGGAGGACACTCTTGTGCCACTGACTGTCCAGCAAGGGGAGTCCCAGCATCCCCTAATAACTTCTCAACCTGAATCCATTTTGGTTCATGAAAATCCTCTGGCTCGTCCTGCTGTGGAAGATGTGGTTGTACCTCAGGAGAGTGATTCCGGGCCACCTCAAGACCAAAGCCAAATGGATCTGTTAAGAGAAAGACTTACGAAAATGAAGTCTTCATCAAAGATAATAAATTCCTTGAAATCTCTGAACGACCCAGCAGACATGCTCAGGTTAGCTCAGGCCAGGAAGCTTCGGGAACttcttaaaaaagaaatgaacaaacaaaag GAAGACAAAAAGAAACCCAAGCTGGGAATCAGAGAACGCAAAGCACCCAAAGACCACACCAAAATGACCATGAGAGAGCTGATCTATTACCTCCCTGTATCCAACCCAATGAA GTCTTTCACAGAAGAGGAGCAGAAAGCTTCAGAGACAGTATTAGATGACTCTCCTACACCAGC GCCTTCTAACACTCCAGCTGCTCCATCAGTCGAGGAGGTGGTTGTAGAAGATGATGGTCATGAAGAAGAAGACGAGGAAAGAACGGAAGAAACCCAGTTGGAGGAGGAAGAGCCTCTTCTAGTGCCCAGGGTGAAGGTGGCGGAGGATGGTTCTCTGATTATAGACGAGGAAAG TTTAACAGTCCAGGTGTCAAGAATGAAAGGACCCAATCCAGCAGAAGACAGAGATCCCATATTTGAACGTGGCTCTACCACCACCTACTCCAGCTTTAGGAAGGGCACCTACACCAAACCCTGGTCCAGTGGAG agACTGAAATGTTTTACTTGGCCATCAGCATGGTGGGGACAGACTTCTCCATGATTGGTCAGCTGTTTCCACACCGAGCTCGAATGGAGATTAAG AACAAGTTCAAGAAAGAGGAGAGAAATAACTCCTGGAGAATAGATAAAGCTTTCA AGGAGAAGCGGCGTTTGGATTTAGATTTCTTCAAAAAATTAATGGAGCAGATCCTAAAAGCCGAGGAAAATAAGAGAAACAAGAACAAAGAGCTTGTTAAGTTGGCTAAAGCACAGAGGAGAGTACAAAGGAAAGTGAGAg CGGCTACAAGAAAGGAATTGTACTCTTCAACGGATTCGGACAGTGATGTGGTGTCTGGAGAAAAGGAGAACGAGGACCTCTCAAATGATGGAGGAAGTGATACCACTCCAAAGAATCGCAGAGGAAGAGGGACAAATACTCAAGGGAGGAGAATCAAGAGGACAGATGGAGAGG CTGCAGTAGATGAACCTGAGGAGTGTGAAAATCTTACTTCTGATGACAG ATACAAGAGTCCTGCTATTAAACCAGCTCAGCTCAAAGGTCGACCCCAGAGGGCGATCCCGAACCTCAGCCGCGGATGGGGGAACAGGAACCCTGTGCCCAGAGGAAATACCCAGGAGGACAGGACCTCACTCGGGGAGGGGAGTACGATGGACCCCAAG GCTATAAAAGAGAAGCAGCAGTCAGCAGTTCTCCTGGAATTGGAAGATTTAGAGGAAGAACCTGACCTGAGTGCTGTACAAgaacatatatttaataaaccaaCCAG GTCAGGAAGGATCCCTAAACTCTCCCGGCATGTAATCCAGGCAGtggcagaggaagaggaagatgaggaagagCTCTCTGATCTTCCTGTGTCTTCCAGATTTCACGGTCAGGGCATCAAGGCACCTGGCAGGAGAGCTAAATTAAAACCAGGGCCCAGATTGAAACGGGGCATGCTTAGGAGGGGAAAATCTAGGCTGGTGACCTTACTTGCCTCTGGaactgaagatgatgatgaggatgagggaGAAGAGGAAGTAGAAGAGTGTATCCTGAGCCAGGAAGACTTTCCTTCAAATCCTGAAGAGGAAAACCAAGCGTTTGTGCCAATGAGTCTACGCCCTCTACAACAAGTTAATTCAGAGGTGGAAGAAACCATGGAAGAg CTGGACATTTCTGTGAATGTGCCTGATATCCTGGGcacatcccagaatgcatttTGCCACGAGTTGTCTTGTGAGCAGGCCATGGTGCCTGCCGGTCCTTTCCCTTGTGAACACCAGTTGGACCTGCTTGTT GACGTCATTGAATTCCTTGACCCAGACCACATGGAGG TTTGTAGAGAGATCAACAATGAAGCCGCCCAGACTCTTCTGACCATCGGGAACTCAGCTCAGATGATCAAGACATCAGAAATGCCCTGTACAA GTGGAAATGATATTGTTGAACAGTCAAGCATTGTACATGAAGAGGTCGTCCATGAGGAAGTTATCACAGAAACCGCCGTCCTGTCCAGTTCTTCTGTAAGCTGCGAGTCAGAGACAAAAGATGATGTTGAAATTTCAAGCTATGAAGCTATTATTCCAGAACCTTCTTCTGAAGTAACCCCCACCCAGAATGAGGAACCTATCAAATCACAGACAACTGAAGAAGATCATCATCGTCCCATTCAACATGAGACACAGGTTCCACCAAGTAAAAGAGGGCGATTCTCCAAACCCAAACCCAATATTGGTCAAGGTCTGAGAACCAGACGTGCTCCACTGCAGCAAATCGCTGGTTCTTTTGGGACCTCTAAGGATCCATCTTCCACAGAACAGGATAAAAATGCAACACAACCCATGCAAGAAGACTCTGTCCCTGTGGCTCACCTGCCAGACTCCTCTATCGTCCACACTGAGGTACTACAGCCGGATCTATCATCTGAAAGAAGAGAAGACAGTCCCAAAGTCATTCCTGAAACAGTGACTAAAGAAGATGATCGATCTGTCTcatctttaaaaagaaagaatgatGATATAATCGCAGAGGAAACTATACAAGAACAAGAAGCAGTGAGATTAGAACCACAGCTGACTAAAAG tgtgagTGAGTCTGAGAGCACATCAGATGAGCCCTCTAAACCTGTCAGGAGGTGCCGTGGACCCAAACCTAAACCAAACCTGATTCAGACATCCAGGCGCACTCAGACACAACACAGCACCACATCAACCACAACAG TTTTAAATGAAAAGCCAGCTGTGGAGTCTTCCACTAAAAGTCCTGAAGAGGATGCTGTAGCCACCACAGAACTTGATGTTTTCACAAGCACAGCTCAACAAGTGGTGATATCGAGCGTTGAATCAATACAG ACCGTCAAAGATGTCACCCTGCCAGTTGTTTCTGAAAACAATTCCAGACAGAAAACTGTATTCATGCTGGATGAGAACAACAGAACCAATCCTGAGGAAGTTTTTGAAGACGCCACTGTGAATCATTCTGGATGTGAATCAGAAGACACATCTGCTGAGCCCACGCCCGAGGAACCTGTGTTTATACTGTCACTCACAGAAATCCCACCCAATTTAGATGAGGGGGCGGGCTTTCAGACAGAGCCCCTCCCACCTGTGGCAGCACCCGAGTCGCATTCTCATGGTCAAAG TGCTTGTGAGAGCAGGGAGGTATCTCACCTTCTGATCACAGATGCTTTAGTTCCTATGTCAGAGGGCGAGGAAAAGAAAAGTGAATGGAGGGTTGTGGACAAATCAGTGAAGGGAGAATTGAAACGCAAGACACCAGCCTCCACATCTCAGGGG AGTACCATAGATGAGAGTCAGACAGAACATCATG TGGAAGGATCGGAAAGTCTTGTGGCAGAGGGGACTGATGATAAGGAACATatggagaagaaaagaaaactacCCGAAAGAACAAGGAGAG CAAAGCTGCAAGTTAAACCCACCCCCGTTTCAAGGAGAAATGCTCAAGGTGTTGATGCTAAAGAGGACACAGCAGCGCTTTCTTTAAAACAGACTACCTCATTACCCATTTCAACACAAAAGACAAGATCAGTTCCAGAGCAAACTCTCCCGGCTGTCATCTCATCAACCAACAACTCGATATCAGCCACAATCTCAGAGAGAGGAGCAACTACAGATCATTCTGCAACCAGCGATAATACTTGTTCACCTGTCCCTGAAGCGTCTGTCCAGGAAGGCATCATGGGAAAAGTGGACCTCTCAGGCAAAGAGACGTTTGAGTTAGCAAGTGGATCAGACTTGCAAGGTGTCAGTCAAATCACACCTATTGCTACAAGTGGGGTGCTTACAAG ACCTGGTAGAAGACCCAAGGGGTTCCTGTCCTTCATTTCTTCTAAGAGTACACAAGGACCCCCAGCAGCTCATCGAGAGGCCAAACCAGGCCACCCAAAACCATCAGTCAACACTGCACGTCCTGAGAGAAAACGGATAGCGGCTGGACCTGTTACCACTCCAACCAACTCTGGAGTAAAGCAGCCTTCTCCGACCCCTGCTTTCACCACTGCGTCTGTCATCGAG AACTCAGACGAAGAACCCACAAGTGTCTCCAAGTACTTTTTCAGTGACATCTTTACTGAAGTTGATGAGCTAGAAGACATGGATTAA